ATTACTGTGTCTATTAGCTCAGCAGAAACAGTGATAAATTTACTTGCTGCAATAAAGGCTTGTTGAAATTCGATCATGTTTGCAAGTTCTTCATCCTTGTTTACTCCAGAAATAGACATTCTTAGATCTGTCAAATCTTTTAATATTTGAGATTGGCTTTCTTTTGTGATTTCTGATATTTGTCCTTTTATCGCGATATTTGATGCTGTATTTGCAAAGTAATCATTTAATGTTAAATTTTTGCCAATCATAATCTGAGAATTTCCAAAAGAGGAGATTCTCAGTGCTGCTTGATTATCCCCAATAGATATTTCATTTGTTAGATTTTTGATTCCCGATGCTATTTTTGAAGGATCTGAGTCTATCGTGTCTGCAACTTTTATCCATGCTGCAGGATTTTTTAAAGGCGAGATTGAATAAGTGGATTTGGGCGTTAATTTGTCTGTTGTGTCAATATTTTTATAATCATAAGCCCCCTCAGGTCCAGATTCATTTAATATTCCTGTATATTTTGTTAGAAATAATCCAGAATCTTCTATATGCTTGATTCTAAATGTTATGTTCTCATTTTCTTGTTCTTTAACTGCTTTGATTTCAAGCTTGCCTTCTGAGTTAATTCTTGCTGTAACTTGTGCATCGGAATTGTTTATTCTATTTATAACATCTTGAACCGTATCTGGAGCATTGTAAGGTATTTCTACAATCTCATTGCTATTTGTAGTCTCAAATTTAAGAGTTCCATAAAATCCCAATTTCTCTTCTGGGAATATTTCGTTTGTGCTATTAATTTTGAAAATATGAACGGAATCAAATTGGCCATTTCCGTTAGTATCATATCGACCGCGATCGTCAGTTAGTTTGAGTTCTTGATAAAAAAAGCTTCTTCCGCTTTTTTTATCCATTCCATGCCCTGTCTCATGTATTTCGTTAACAAGCTCTATAATGTTGGCAGCTAGATTGTTCAGTTCATTGATTTCATTTTTAATCTCTTCATCTCTTATGTTAAGCAAAGCCCCTAGTTTTCCTGTTTTAAGGTGGACTTTGTCATTATTTGCCCATAAAATGTTCCATCTGGTTCTGGTAGGTCCGTTTGTAGCTTCTAGTTTAAATTCATTAGCAATTGAACCTTGTACAAGGTGTCTTCCTTCTGAGTGAATTAAAAATTCATTGGGATTCTGTTTGTTTTCAATTGATAGGCTTATTAAATTGCCCAATTTTTCAACCATTAAATCTCTTGCATCCATTAAGTCATTTGGATTGTCTTTCATTGCTTGAGATTTTGAAATTTGTTTATTAAGATTTGCAATGTTTCTAATGTAATTGTTTGCCTCATCTGTTGTAATTTTTATTTCATCGTTTGCCATTATGTAAATTCTTTCAAGCGAATGGAATCTGCTTCTTATTCCCTCGCAAAAAGATTTGCCTCTTTCTAAGATTATCTTTCTTTCTGCCAAACCTTGTGGTTGATTTGCTAGATCATGCCAACTTTCCCAAAAATCATTTAATCTTTTTCTTATTGACTGATCTTCAGGTTCGTTATAAACATCTTCTAACATTGATGTAAATTTGTCTTGCGAAGTCCAGTATCCTAGTCGGTGTGATTCTTCAATGATCCTTGTGTTAAGTAGTTCGTCTTTTACTCTGTCTATAGATTGAACTACGATTCCCTGACCCAATTGTCCTTGTTTTTTAGCTCTGTTTAGTTGTGGAGCATAAAGAGGAATTGCGGTTTTTATTGTTACTCTTTGCCTTGAATATCCAGGTTTTGTAGCATTGGATAAGTTGTGACCAACTGTATTCATAGCATCTTTATGTGCAAATAAACTTCTTTTGCCAATTTCTATTCCTGAGAATGTTGAATCCACTCTAAACTCCTTTAAAGTTTTTTATTTATTAAAACGGAAGCTTCATTTGAGCGTCCAATTTTTGGCCCATAAGGGTTTTTGTAAGTTACATTTTCTACACTTTCTTGGATGTCTTGAAATATTATTGCCAACATATCAAGGGATGTGTTTACATAGTTTTGTATTATACAGTTTAAACTTTTGATATTCAGTATTCCAATTTTCAATTTGTGTAGATAGTCGTATATTTCTTTTTTGTAAATTGTAGTCAACTTTTCTACAGCTTCGTAAGTTGACTTAAAGTTTTCATTTTGGGTAAA
This portion of the Borreliella afzelii genome encodes:
- the flgK gene encoding flagellar hook-associated protein FlgK; the protein is MDSTFSGIEIGKRSLFAHKDAMNTVGHNLSNATKPGYSRQRVTIKTAIPLYAPQLNRAKKQGQLGQGIVVQSIDRVKDELLNTRIIEESHRLGYWTSQDKFTSMLEDVYNEPEDQSIRKRLNDFWESWHDLANQPQGLAERKIILERGKSFCEGIRSRFHSLERIYIMANDEIKITTDEANNYIRNIANLNKQISKSQAMKDNPNDLMDARDLMVEKLGNLISLSIENKQNPNEFLIHSEGRHLVQGSIANEFKLEATNGPTRTRWNILWANNDKVHLKTGKLGALLNIRDEEIKNEINELNNLAANIIELVNEIHETGHGMDKKSGRSFFYQELKLTDDRGRYDTNGNGQFDSVHIFKINSTNEIFPEEKLGFYGTLKFETTNSNEIVEIPYNAPDTVQDVINRINNSDAQVTARINSEGKLEIKAVKEQENENITFRIKHIEDSGLFLTKYTGILNESGPEGAYDYKNIDTTDKLTPKSTYSISPLKNPAAWIKVADTIDSDPSKIASGIKNLTNEISIGDNQAALRISSFGNSQIMIGKNLTLNDYFANTASNIAIKGQISEITKESQSQILKDLTDLRMSISGVNKDEELANMIEFQQAFIAASKFITVSAELIDTVINKMGV